From a single Nicotiana tabacum cultivar K326 chromosome 8, ASM71507v2, whole genome shotgun sequence genomic region:
- the LOC107814442 gene encoding ETHYLENE INSENSITIVE 3-like 1 protein has protein sequence MMMFEEMGFCGDLDFFPAPLKEVEVAAPHTELDGEPAMDDDYSDEDIDVDELEKRVWRDKMKLKRMKEMNQGKEDIDSAKRRQSQEQARRKKMSRAQDGILKYMLKMMEVCKAQGFVYGIIPEKGKPVGGASDNLREWWKDKVRFDRNGPAAIAKYQADHATPGMNEGSNPVGPTPHTLQELQDTTLGSLLSALMQHCDPPQRRFPLEKGVSPPWWPTGEEDWWPQLGLQKEQGPPPYKKPHDLKKAWKVGVLTAVIKHMFPDIAKIRKLVRQSKCLQDKMTAKESATWLAIISQEEALARELYPDRCPPLSSAGASGTFMSNDSSEYDVEGVQEEPNFDVHEQKPNHLSLLNVSLERLKETLPLQQQSHPNKDEMITGLDFTRKRKQSGEQTVTMDQKIYTCEFLQCPYSELCHGFQDRSARDNHQLACPFRKTSQLGISNFHVNEVKPTVFPQQYVQSKSAALSVNPGPGPPSFDLFGVGVPEDGQRMIDELMSFYDSKIHGNKSQNTGNVALTKEQPHQQPRLNQDNYLHSQGMMERNIFKDTNISASHPILPQGNLADQCKVLNSSFDTGSSDNFNFMFGSPFNLQSTNYTGSLPGIGCDNTPKQDIPIWY, from the coding sequence ATGATGATGTTTGAGGAAATGGGGTTTTGTGGAGATCTTGATTTCTTCCCTGCTCCGCTAAAGGAAGTGGAAGTGGCTGCTCCACACACTGAGCTGGACGGGGAGCCGGCGATGGATGATGATTATAGTGATGAGGATATTGATGTGGATGAGCTAGAGAAGAGAGTGTGGAGGGACAAAATGAAGCTGAAAAGGATGAAAGAAATGAATCAGGGGAAGGAAGATATCGATTCTGCAAAACGACGCCAGTCGCAGGAGCAGGCGAGGAGGAAGAAGATGTCAAGGGCACAGGACGGGATCTTGAAGTACATGTTGAAAATGATGGAAGTTTGTAAAGCTCAGGGTTTTGTTTATGGTATCATCCCGGAAAAAGGCAAGCCGGTCGGAGGGGCATCTGATAATCTTAGGGAATGGTGGAAAGATAAAGTGAGGTTCGATCGAAATGGCCCTGCGGCCATAGCCAAATACCAAGCTGATCATGCCACCCCAGGGATGAACGAGGGATCTAATCCAGTTGGTCCTACGCCTCACACCTTGCAAGAGCTTCAAGATACCACCCTTGGTTCGTTATTGTCAGCTCTGATGCAGCACTGTGATCCTCCTCAGAGAAGATTCCCATTGGAGAAAGGTGTTTCGCCCCCGTGGTGGCCTACAGGGGAGGAGGATTGGTGGCCTCAGTTGGGTTTGCAGAAGGAACAAGGTCCTCCGCCTTATAAGAAGCCTCATGATCTGAAGAAAGCGTGGAAGGTTGGTGTCCTCACAGCAGTAATCAAGCACATGTTCCCTGATATTGCGAAAATCCGTAAGCTTGTAAGGCAGTCAAAGTGCTTGCAGGATAAGATGACAGCCAAAGAAAGTGCAACTTGGCTTGCCATCATCAGTCAGGAGGAAGCTTTGGCTCGAGAACTCTATCCTGATCGCTGTCCGCCCTTGTCCTCCGCTGGTGCTAGTGGAACATTCATGTCGAATGACAGCAGTGAGTATGATGTTGAAGGTGTTCAAGAGGAACCCAACTTTGATGTTCATGAGCAAAAACCAAACCATCTCAGCTTGTTGAATGTTAGTCTCGAGAGATTGAAGGAGACGCTGCCTCTGCAGCAACAATCTCATCCAAACAAGGATGAAATGATCACAGGCTTAGACTTCACCCGGAAGAGGAAGCAATCCGGTGAACAGACTGTTACAATGGACCAAAAGATCTATACGTGCGAGTTTCTTCAATGTCCTTACAGTGAACTTTGCCATGGTTTTCAGGACAGATCTGCCAGAGACAATCATCAATTAGCTTGTCCTTTCAGAAAAACTTCCCAATTGGGAATCTCAAACTTTCACGTGAACGAGGTCAAGCCAACTGTCTTCCCTCAACAATATGTCCAATCAAAGTCAGCTGCTCTGTCTGTCAATCCTGGACCAGGTCCACCTTCCTTTGATCTATTTGGAGTAGGAGTTCCTGAAGATGGGCAAAGGATGATTGATGAGCTAATGTCATTCTATGACAGTAAAATACATGGAAACAAAAGCCAAAATACGGGAAATGTTGCACTGACCAAAGAGCAGCCTCATCAACAACCTCGTCTCAACCAGGACAATTACCTACACAGCCAAGGGATGATGGAAAGGAATATCTTCAAAGACACAAATATTTCTGCAAGCCACCCTATACTCCCACAAGGCAATCTAGCTGATCAGTGTAAGGTTCTAAATTCATCATTCGATACAGGTTCTAGTGACAACTTCAATTTCATGTTTGGATCTCCGTTCAACTTACAATCCACCAATTATACTGGAAGTCTACCTGGCATTGGATGTGATAACACACCGAAGCAAGATATTCCCATTTGGTACTAG